Proteins from one Podarcis raffonei isolate rPodRaf1 chromosome 1, rPodRaf1.pri, whole genome shotgun sequence genomic window:
- the LOC128402829 gene encoding C-X-C chemokine receptor type 1-like → MANTFVLSDLDLSDLDLDANYSDYYGTFNPNSVAAKAPCGIDVMPPVFKYLVAFIYGLTCLLSLVGNSLVVLVIAYSKGNRSATDVYLLNLAIADLLFALTLPFWAVDRAHEWIFGTPMCKILSLLKEVNFYSGILLLASISMDRYLAIVHATRAVTQKRSWVRFVCVGIWLLSLILSLPVIIFHEAFLPTEKMKWVCYENIGWNQTSEIRVKLRILPQTFGFILPLIIMLFCYGVTVHRLYQTKNSQKKKAMKVILAVVLVFLVCWLPYNISLLADTLMRMAAIAESCSRHRSINAALSGTEILGFAHSCINPIIYAFIGQKFRNNFLKILVTRGIISKDALTRFRKGSSFSSTSGITSTTL, encoded by the coding sequence ATGGCAAATACATTTGTGCTTTCTGATTTGGATCTTTCGGACCTAGATCTAGACGCTAATTACAGTGACTACTACGGCACTTTCAACCCTAACAGCGTAGCAGCAAAAGCACCCTGCGGAATCGATGTTATGCCACCTGTGTTCAAATACCTAGTGGCATTCATCTATGGCCTGACATGCCTTCTGAGCCTGGTGGGGAACTCCCTGGTGGTTCTGGTGATTGCCTATAGCAAAGGAAACCGTTCTGCCACAGATGTTTATCTTCTGAACCTTGCCATTGCTGATCTCCTCTTTGCCCTCACCTTGCCTTTCTGGGCTGTAGATAGAGCGCATGAATGGATCTTTGGCACTCCCATGTGCAAAATCCTATCACTCCTGAAGGAAGTCAACTTCTACAGTGGCATCCTCCTGCTGGCCAGTATCAGCATGGATCGCTACCTGGCAATAGTTCACGCAACTCGGGCAGTCACTCAGAAGAGGAGCTGGGTCAGATTTGTTTGCGTTGGCATCTGGCTGCTCTCCCTCATCCTCTCCCTTCCTGTAATTATCTTCCATGAGGCTTTCTTGCCAACTGAGAAGATGAAATGGGTTTGTTATGAAAATATTGGATGGAATCAAACATCTGAGATTAGGGTGAAACTGAGAATCCTGCCACAAACGTTTGGCTTCATTCTTCCCTTGATCATCATGCTCTTCTGCTATGGTGTGACGGTACACAGACTCTACCAGACCAAGAACAGTCAAAAAAAGAAGGCCATGAAAGTCATCTTGGCTGTGGTGCTGGTCTTCCTGGTCTGTTGGCTGCCCTACAATATCTCTCTGCTTGCTGATACCTTGATGAGGATGGCAGCTATTGCTGAAAGCTGCAGCCGCCACCGCAGCATCAATGCAGCCCTTTCGGGTACTGAAATCCTGGGATTTGCTCACAGCTGCATAAACCCCATCATATATGCCTTCATAGGACAGAAGTTCCGGAACAACTTCCTCAAGATCCTGGTCACAAGAGGCATCATCAGCAAAGATGCCTTGACTCGATTTAGAAAGGGTTCCTCCTTCTCATCCACCTCTGGCATCACCTCTACAACTCTGTAA
- the LOC128402840 gene encoding C-X-C chemokine receptor type 1-like, with protein sequence MANSVVLSDLDFLDYYVDGNYSDVYGTFDPNSIAAAASPCRINVTPDVFKYLVAFIYGLTCLLSLVGNSLVVLVIAYNKGNRSATDVYLLNLAIADLLFALSLPFWAVERVHEWIFGTPMCKILSLLKEVNFYSGILLLACISMDRYLAIVYATRAVTQKRSWVKFVCVGIWLFSFLFSLPGIIFRVAYLPPDFYKCVCYENIEGNQTSEIRVKLRILPQTFGFFLPLIIMLFCYGVTVHRLYQTNNSQRKKAMKVILAVVLVFLVCWLPYNISLLLDTLMRSGAIGETCDLRNSIDAALSGTEILGFAHSCINPIIYAFIGQKFRNNFLKILVTRGIISKEALTRFRRGSSFSSTSGITSTTL encoded by the coding sequence ATGGCAAATTCAGTTGTGCTTTCTGATCTGGATTTTCTGGACTATTATGTAGATGGTAATTACAGTGATGTCTACGGCACCTTTGACCCTAACAgtatagcagcagcagcctcacctTGCAGAATTAATGTTACACCAGATGTTTTCAAGTACCTAGTGGCATTCATCTACGGTCTCACATGCCTTCTGAGCCTGGTGGGAAACTCCTTGGTGGTTCTGGTGATTGCCTACAACAAAGGAAACCGTTCTGCCACAGATGTGTATCTTCTGAACCTTGCCATTGCTGATCTCCTCTTTGCACTTAGTTTGCCATTCTGGGCTGTAGAAAGAGTGCATGAATGGATCTTTGGCACTCCCATGTGCAAAATCCTGTCACTCCTGAAGGAAGTCAACTTCTACAGTGGCATCCTCCTGCTGGCCTGTATCAGCATGGATCGCTACCTGGCAATCGTTTATGCTACCCGGGCAGTCACTCAGAAGAGGAGCTGGGTCAAATTTGTCTGCGTTGGCATCTGGctgttctccttcctcttctcccttcctgGGATTATCTTCCGTGTGGCTTACCTACCACCTGATTTCTACAAGTGTGTTTGCTATGAAAATATTGAAGGGAATCAGACATCTGAGATTAGAGTGAAACTGAGAATCCTGCCACAAACGTTTGGCTTCTTTCTTCCCTTGATCATCATGCTCTTCTGCTATGGTGTGACGGTACACAGACTCTACCAGACTAATAACAGTCAAAGAAAGAAGGCCATGAAAGTCATCTTGGCTGTGGTGCTGGTCTTCCTGGTCTGTTGGCTGCCCTACAATATCTCTCTGCTTCTTGATACGTTAATGAGGTCTGGAGCTATTGGTGAAACCTGTGACCTTCGCAACAGCATTGATGCAGCCCTTTCGGGTACTGAAATCCTGGGATTTGCTCACAGCTGCATAAACCCCATCATATATGCCTTCATAGGGCAGAAGTTCCGGAACAACTTCCTCAAGATCCTGGTCACAAGAGGCATCATCAGCAAAGAAGCCTTGACTCGGTTTAGAAGGGGTTCCTCCTTCTCATCGACCTCTGGCATCACATCTACCACTCTGTAA